One Tunturibacter gelidoferens genomic region harbors:
- the ggt gene encoding gamma-glutamyltransferase: MPAGTRVFAATVGLALLANQLAAQTGGPASEEPVRAKHAMVVTIHHDATDAGVAILKQGGNAIDAAVAVAFTLAVVYPQAGNLGGGGFMLIRTKHGQTHFLDYREKAPAAATRDMYLDEQKNVIPGLSTVGYKASGVPGTVAGLVYAQSHFGKLTLQQDMAPAIHFATDGYVLSAEEAQNLHSRMLSGFPTSAHIFQRDGDFYKEGDTFKQPLLAATLTRIAANPEDFYRGEMAKQIASFEQSGGGLITADDLAAYQVKDREPIKGTYHGYKIITAPPPSSGGIVLMEILNILSTYNLPKLGPDRSAPQVHIITEAFRRAYMDRADYLGDPDFTPQPLKEMANPAYAAAWRSSIQPASPTPSKDLIRPAGFMPPPPQPQPAVHESTQTTHFSIIDADGNAVSNTYTLNGTFGSGVTVEGLGFLMNNEMDDFASKMGVPNMYGLIQGPANSIAPGKRPLSAMTPTIVTTKGGVFRHARVAYVLGTPGGSTIITTVANNLISCVDNGLNIQQAADAPRFHHQYLPDRLDLEKKFSPEVAEQLKAMGYNVNRLAVADEHNPGTWGDSELIAVDPKTHELLGGHDNRRDYGKAAGY; this comes from the coding sequence ATGCCCGCTGGCACCCGCGTCTTCGCAGCTACCGTCGGACTAGCCCTCCTCGCAAATCAGCTGGCAGCGCAAACGGGCGGTCCAGCAAGCGAAGAGCCTGTCCGCGCAAAACACGCCATGGTCGTCACGATTCACCATGACGCTACCGACGCCGGCGTCGCCATACTCAAACAAGGTGGCAACGCGATCGACGCAGCCGTCGCCGTCGCCTTTACCCTGGCCGTGGTTTATCCGCAGGCGGGAAACCTCGGCGGCGGCGGTTTCATGCTGATCCGGACAAAGCACGGTCAGACTCACTTCCTCGACTATCGCGAAAAGGCCCCCGCTGCTGCGACCCGCGACATGTACCTGGACGAGCAGAAGAACGTCATTCCCGGCCTCTCTACCGTTGGTTATAAGGCCTCCGGCGTTCCCGGTACCGTCGCCGGCCTCGTCTATGCGCAGAGCCACTTCGGCAAACTAACCCTGCAACAAGACATGGCGCCGGCGATCCACTTCGCTACAGATGGTTACGTGCTCTCTGCAGAGGAGGCGCAAAACCTTCATAGCAGGATGCTCTCTGGCTTTCCCACCTCCGCCCACATCTTCCAGCGCGACGGCGACTTCTATAAGGAAGGCGATACCTTCAAGCAACCTCTGCTTGCCGCAACACTCACGCGCATCGCGGCGAATCCCGAAGACTTCTACAGGGGCGAGATGGCGAAACAGATCGCCTCGTTTGAACAGTCTGGTGGTGGTCTCATCACTGCTGATGACCTCGCGGCCTACCAGGTGAAGGATCGCGAACCCATAAAAGGTACCTACCACGGTTACAAAATTATCACCGCGCCTCCACCCTCATCCGGCGGCATCGTTCTGATGGAGATCCTCAACATCCTCTCCACCTACAATCTTCCAAAACTAGGCCCCGACCGTTCTGCGCCCCAGGTTCACATCATCACGGAAGCCTTTCGCCGCGCCTATATGGATCGCGCGGACTATCTTGGGGATCCAGACTTTACGCCGCAGCCGCTCAAAGAGATGGCAAACCCTGCCTACGCGGCCGCGTGGCGAAGCTCCATTCAACCCGCGTCCCCAACGCCGTCCAAGGATCTGATCCGTCCGGCAGGCTTCATGCCGCCTCCTCCGCAACCTCAGCCTGCGGTGCACGAATCGACCCAGACGACCCACTTCTCGATCATTGACGCCGACGGCAACGCCGTCTCCAACACTTACACACTCAACGGCACCTTTGGATCGGGTGTCACGGTGGAGGGCCTTGGCTTCCTTATGAATAATGAGATGGACGACTTCGCCTCCAAGATGGGCGTGCCCAACATGTATGGATTGATCCAAGGCCCTGCCAATTCGATCGCTCCAGGCAAGCGTCCTCTCTCAGCGATGACTCCCACAATTGTCACAACGAAGGGCGGCGTCTTCCGACACGCCAGAGTGGCCTATGTCCTTGGCACCCCCGGCGGATCCACCATCATCACAACCGTTGCCAACAACTTGATCAGTTGCGTCGACAATGGCCTGAACATTCAGCAGGCTGCCGACGCGCCGCGCTTTCATCATCAATATCTGCCGGATCGTCTCGATCTGGAAAAGAAGTTCTCCCCTGAGGTCGCCGAGCAGCTGAAGGCAATGGGCTACAACGTGAACCGCCTCGCCGTCGCCGATGAACACAACCCCGGCACCTGGGGCGATAGCGAGCTCATCGCAGTCGACCCGAAGACTCACGAACTACTCGGTGGCCACGATAACCGACGCGACTACGGCAAGGCCGCGGGCTATTGA
- a CDS encoding 4-(cytidine 5'-diphospho)-2-C-methyl-D-erythritol kinase gives MSTRVRSYSKINLGLAIGPVRSDGFHGLTTLYQTLDLHDLVTVKARRASATRISLMTNHPFVPRDGRNTAWRMVERALARLGVTAEIEINIEKRLPVQGGMGAGSANAAAALLGLERELGKALPGVERLKLAAEIGSDVPLFLLGGAVLGLGRGEQVVPMPDLPKTWCVVAVPSVGVSTPAAFREWDARRAAEAAEAREKPLSRLGELHPHTADDRPDNQAAEGELGEGHGVTRAVELTSRPQVDKLQELSLAYSSLSAPTGVSLAGRTDDSRPGTSGIVRDPSPEKKRDLPGENQADAMNDLAENTLLALVRTGIGSDGLQNDFEEVVFPQYPSLRITKRQLMGSDLGSSDVNRPAIYAALSGSGSALFGLYRSERDAKAAQQRVQSAAASAEAGIAVQVFLTETLPRSEYWNRMFAE, from the coding sequence ATGTCTACACGTGTTCGTTCGTATTCGAAGATCAATCTGGGGCTGGCGATTGGTCCGGTCCGGTCCGATGGATTTCACGGCCTTACGACGCTGTACCAGACGCTGGATCTGCATGATTTAGTCACGGTCAAGGCCAGGCGAGCGTCCGCAACCAGGATCTCGCTGATGACCAATCATCCGTTTGTTCCACGCGATGGGCGGAACACAGCCTGGCGGATGGTGGAACGGGCGCTCGCGCGGTTGGGAGTAACTGCTGAGATCGAGATCAATATAGAGAAGAGACTGCCCGTTCAGGGGGGGATGGGAGCTGGCTCAGCCAATGCCGCGGCGGCGCTGCTTGGGCTGGAGCGGGAGCTTGGCAAAGCTCTGCCAGGAGTCGAGAGGCTGAAGCTGGCAGCCGAGATCGGGTCGGATGTGCCTTTGTTTCTGCTGGGGGGGGCCGTTCTTGGGCTCGGAAGGGGAGAGCAGGTGGTGCCGATGCCGGACCTCCCAAAGACCTGGTGCGTTGTGGCGGTGCCTTCGGTGGGCGTTTCGACCCCTGCAGCGTTCAGGGAGTGGGATGCGCGACGGGCAGCGGAGGCGGCTGAAGCAAGGGAGAAGCCTTTGTCTCGGCTGGGTGAGTTACATCCGCATACCGCTGATGATAGGCCGGATAACCAGGCCGCCGAGGGCGAATTGGGGGAGGGGCATGGGGTGACGCGAGCCGTTGAGTTGACGTCCAGGCCCCAAGTTGATAAGCTACAAGAGTTGAGTCTTGCTTACTCATCCCTCTCTGCCCCAACAGGCGTAAGCCTAGCGGGAAGGACAGACGATAGTAGGCCCGGCACCTCCGGTATCGTTCGCGATCCTAGTCCCGAGAAAAAACGGGATTTGCCTGGTGAAAATCAGGCTGACGCGATGAACGATCTGGCCGAGAATACCCTTCTCGCGCTTGTCCGCACCGGGATTGGAAGCGATGGTCTTCAGAATGATTTTGAAGAGGTCGTCTTTCCTCAGTATCCCTCCTTGCGAATAACCAAGCGTCAATTGATGGGTAGTGATTTGGGTAGTTCTGATGTGAATCGTCCTGCGATTTACGCGGCTCTATCAGGTTCTGGCTCTGCTCTGTTTGGACTTTACCGGTCCGAGCGGGATGCAAAGGCAGCTCAACAGCGCGTCCAGTCCGCCGCGGCTTCGGCTGAAGCGGGGATTGCGGTACAGGTCTTCTTGACGGAGACCTTACCCCGGTCAGAGTACTGGAACAGAATGTTCGCGGAGTGA
- a CDS encoding ribose-phosphate diphosphokinase has product MADDKRIKIFCGSSNKPLAEEICKFVGVPLGETRLQRFSDGEVHFQLLENVRGADVFLVQPTCFPVDQHLVELLIMMDALKRASAGRITVVIPYYGYARQDRKDRPRVAITSKLVADLLTTAGANRALLVDLHAAQIQGFFNIPVDHLFASPVLVSYFRELDLPNLTVVSPDAGGVERARFFAKKLDVPLAIVDKRRTDINVTEVMNVIGDVQGRTCLILDDIIDTAGTLVKTVDALLAEGAEKVYACATHPVLSGPAVERIAASRLEQLIVTNTIPLREDALKVEKIKVLSIAGLLGRAIESIHMETSVSTLFN; this is encoded by the coding sequence CTGGCAGATGACAAGCGCATCAAGATTTTTTGCGGGTCTTCCAACAAGCCTTTGGCCGAGGAGATCTGCAAGTTCGTCGGTGTGCCGCTGGGCGAGACCCGGTTGCAGAGATTCTCCGACGGCGAGGTTCATTTTCAGCTGCTCGAGAACGTTCGCGGTGCGGATGTCTTTCTCGTGCAGCCTACGTGTTTCCCGGTCGATCAGCACCTTGTCGAACTGCTGATCATGATGGATGCGCTGAAGCGCGCCTCAGCCGGACGAATCACGGTTGTCATTCCCTACTATGGCTACGCCCGGCAGGACAGAAAAGACCGTCCGCGCGTCGCCATTACGTCGAAGCTGGTTGCCGATCTTCTGACCACCGCCGGTGCAAACCGTGCTTTGCTCGTCGATCTGCATGCAGCCCAGATTCAGGGATTCTTCAATATTCCGGTGGATCACCTGTTCGCCAGCCCGGTGCTGGTGAGCTACTTCCGGGAGCTTGACCTGCCCAATCTGACGGTAGTTTCGCCGGACGCAGGCGGCGTGGAGAGGGCGAGATTCTTCGCCAAGAAACTGGATGTACCGTTGGCCATCGTCGACAAGCGGCGGACCGACATCAATGTCACCGAGGTGATGAACGTGATCGGCGATGTACAGGGCCGAACGTGCTTGATCCTCGACGACATCATCGACACCGCCGGAACGCTGGTGAAGACGGTGGATGCGCTGCTGGCCGAGGGCGCCGAAAAAGTTTATGCGTGCGCGACGCATCCGGTGCTCTCGGGCCCGGCGGTCGAGCGCATCGCAGCCTCACGATTGGAGCAGCTGATCGTGACCAATACCATCCCTCTGCGCGAAGACGCGTTGAAGGTGGAGAAGATTAAAGTGCTCTCGATTGCCGGTCTGCTTGGCCGCGCGATCGAGAGTATTCACATGGAGACCAGCGTCAGTACGCTGTTCAACTAG
- a CDS encoding 50S ribosomal protein L25: MASSTMEAVVATPREGKFNKNAARRVRVAGKIPAVVYGAGQDAVAVAVDPKVITKILHSDSGHNTIFDLNVEGSAVVKAMIVDWQNEPIKGTLLHIDLKRIAMDKTMIVSVPIQLVGVPVGVKSQGGILEHVMREVEIECLPNDIPSHLDVDVSNLELHGIIHVSDLPHSGSIKFLGDENGTVAHVTIIKEEVVAVDAVVAAPAEPEVAKKGKTDAAAPAAAPAADAKDAKKK; encoded by the coding sequence ATGGCATCATCCACTATGGAAGCAGTCGTCGCGACGCCTCGCGAGGGCAAGTTTAACAAGAACGCCGCTCGTCGCGTCCGTGTCGCCGGCAAGATTCCCGCAGTCGTCTATGGCGCGGGCCAGGATGCCGTCGCCGTCGCGGTCGACCCCAAGGTCATCACCAAAATTCTGCACTCCGACTCCGGTCATAACACGATCTTCGACCTTAACGTCGAGGGCTCCGCTGTCGTGAAGGCCATGATCGTCGACTGGCAGAACGAGCCGATCAAAGGCACTCTCCTGCATATCGACCTGAAGCGCATCGCGATGGACAAGACAATGATCGTTTCGGTGCCGATCCAACTCGTTGGTGTTCCTGTTGGCGTCAAGTCGCAGGGTGGCATCCTCGAGCACGTAATGCGTGAAGTTGAGATCGAGTGCTTGCCCAACGATATTCCGAGCCACCTCGATGTCGATGTCTCCAACCTCGAGCTGCACGGCATCATCCACGTCTCCGATCTACCGCACTCCGGCAGCATCAAGTTCCTCGGTGACGAAAACGGAACCGTGGCGCACGTCACGATCATCAAGGAAGAGGTTGTGGCTGTCGATGCAGTGGTTGCCGCACCGGCTGAGCCAGAGGTTGCCAAGAAGGGCAAGACAGATGCAGCTGCCCCGGCCGCTGCGCCTGCTGCCGATGCCAAGGACGCGAAGAAGAAGTAG
- the pth gene encoding aminoacyl-tRNA hydrolase, translated as MKLIVGLGNPGIEYQFTPHNAGFLAVDRIADDCGVVLSNRRGRALTAKARLAGHEVLLAKPETYMNLSGLSVAALVQELEIPIPSEDLIVLYDELAFPLGRLRISANGRANGHNGVMSISGALGTEEWLRIRIGVGKPALVDGREIKAGGRDYLLSQFRKQELAVLDEVLDRVEDAVEAVLTEGVSAAMNRFNRRPDDPENGSDASKEK; from the coding sequence GTGAAGTTGATTGTCGGTCTCGGCAACCCCGGTATCGAATATCAGTTCACGCCGCACAACGCTGGCTTTCTCGCAGTGGATCGCATCGCGGACGACTGCGGCGTGGTCCTCTCCAATCGCCGGGGACGGGCTCTCACGGCAAAGGCGAGGCTTGCAGGACACGAAGTTCTGCTAGCCAAGCCTGAGACGTATATGAATCTGAGCGGGCTTTCGGTAGCCGCGCTGGTTCAGGAGCTTGAAATTCCAATCCCGTCGGAGGACCTGATCGTCCTCTATGACGAGCTGGCATTCCCGCTGGGCAGACTACGCATCAGCGCGAACGGCCGGGCAAACGGGCACAACGGAGTGATGTCGATCTCCGGTGCGCTCGGCACGGAAGAGTGGTTGCGCATTCGCATTGGTGTTGGGAAACCAGCGCTGGTGGATGGCAGAGAGATCAAAGCCGGCGGCAGGGATTATCTGCTGTCGCAGTTTCGCAAGCAGGAGCTTGCGGTGTTGGATGAAGTGCTCGACAGAGTGGAAGACGCTGTCGAGGCGGTGCTAACCGAAGGGGTCAGCGCTGCGATGAACAGATTCAACCGTCGGCCAGACGATCCGGAGAATGGATCGGATGCGTCGAAGGAGAAGTAA
- the rpsF gene encoding 30S ribosomal protein S6 — protein MNRTYEIMFIVRPDVEEAELDKLIEGFSANVTNGGGEIKSVEKMGRRRLAYTVRKFNDGFYVLLNVAAAGSLIAEVERRLRVSEQVIKFITVRMDEEEKRLAKVKAIRDTKVKRSAQPIAAPVQAPAAPSDAETEEEKKPVAAAPVEHVASDAPPETVSTAV, from the coding sequence ATGAATCGTACCTACGAAATCATGTTCATCGTCCGTCCGGATGTTGAAGAAGCCGAACTCGACAAGCTGATTGAAGGTTTCTCCGCGAACGTCACCAACGGTGGCGGCGAAATCAAAAGCGTCGAGAAGATGGGCCGCCGCAGGCTCGCCTACACCGTGCGCAAGTTCAACGATGGCTTCTACGTCCTGCTGAACGTCGCCGCAGCCGGTTCGCTGATCGCCGAGGTCGAGCGTCGCCTCCGCGTCTCCGAGCAGGTCATCAAGTTCATCACCGTCCGCATGGACGAAGAAGAGAAGCGTCTCGCCAAGGTCAAGGCCATCCGCGACACCAAGGTCAAGCGCAGCGCACAGCCGATCGCAGCTCCTGTCCAGGCCCCAGCAGCGCCTTCCGATGCCGAGACCGAGGAAGAGAAGAAGCCAGTTGCGGCAGCTCCAGTCGAGCACGTCGCATCCGACGCGCCGCCCGAGACTGTCTCCACCGCGGTCTAA
- the rpsR gene encoding 30S ribosomal protein S18, which yields MADETSTQPTEHHAPTPRPAHSGPGAGPRTPRPAGAPGGGPGGRKFFRRKKVCKFCTEKIDAISYRDVRLLQGFVAERGKIVPRRLTGVCTRHQRKLSLAIKQSRNIALLAFAARF from the coding sequence ATGGCTGACGAAACCAGCACGCAACCCACTGAGCACCACGCACCCACACCCCGCCCGGCGCACTCTGGCCCTGGCGCCGGTCCTCGCACCCCACGCCCCGCAGGCGCACCCGGCGGCGGTCCTGGCGGTCGCAAGTTCTTCCGTCGCAAGAAGGTCTGCAAGTTCTGCACCGAGAAGATCGACGCCATCTCCTACCGCGACGTTCGCCTGCTTCAGGGCTTCGTTGCCGAGCGCGGCAAGATCGTCCCACGTCGCCTGACCGGTGTCTGCACTCGCCACCAGCGCAAGCTCAGCCTGGCCATCAAGCAGTCGCGCAACATCGCTCTGCTCGCCTTCGCTGCACGCTTCTAA
- the rplI gene encoding 50S ribosomal protein L9, with the protein MEVILKEDVNKLGHRGDVVKVADGYGRNYLLPEKLAIEATLANKAVIDQMKASAVRKSAKEKAGAEQLATQLSEVELVFERKVGENEHLFGSVTSGDIAHQLEAKGFTIDRRKISLEEPLKTIGEYHVPVKLHREVTSHVKVTVKGDQPEAETATTA; encoded by the coding sequence ATGGAAGTCATTCTGAAGGAAGACGTAAACAAGCTCGGACATCGCGGCGACGTGGTCAAGGTCGCTGACGGCTACGGGCGCAACTACCTGCTGCCGGAAAAGCTCGCCATCGAGGCGACCCTCGCGAACAAGGCGGTCATTGACCAGATGAAGGCATCGGCGGTTCGCAAGTCCGCCAAGGAGAAGGCCGGGGCCGAGCAGTTGGCCACCCAGCTCTCTGAGGTTGAGCTTGTGTTCGAACGCAAGGTCGGCGAGAACGAGCACCTCTTCGGCTCGGTCACCTCGGGCGACATCGCGCACCAGCTTGAGGCGAAGGGCTTCACGATCGATCGTCGCAAGATCTCCCTCGAGGAGCCGCTGAAGACGATCGGCGAATACCACGTTCCGGTCAAGCTGCACCGCGAGGTCACCAGCCACGTCAAGGTGACGGTCAAGGGCGATCAGCCCGAAGCCGAAACAGCCACCACCGCATAA
- a CDS encoding ABC transporter permease: protein MATTNLPKPSSFDRTLASARSTMMFSEVARLAVDSFRASKTRFLLTMLGMVIGSMSIILVATLGSTGKQYALDQLTSIGPNKVELQYGGGNISGPENTSTPDYMTLDDMREVLDQVPGIVASSPMLEFYDNVSLGGGITKQTTLLGVSPQYRIVRNLVVVSGRFFDDQDELAHEKVAVMVKPFAEELYGNVNEAVGKTISIKGIPFVVIGVFKEAFDTYGQSEISDHTMLVPYPVIRYFTGSNSLKELFFTMRSASLVVPASERILAIVRSRHYAGSVYTAATLTDLLSSMAKIADMLTIVLTLGAGITMIVSGVGIMNSMLANVQSRLKEIGIRKALGATSREIRLQFLTEAIFLSLSGGIIGTMLGLAIPFTLGLLTPFKIPINPWSVVFSLGSSVMVGVLFGTLPANRAARLDPVQTLKYE, encoded by the coding sequence ATGGCGACGACGAACCTTCCCAAACCGAGCTCATTCGACCGTACGCTGGCCAGCGCGCGCTCGACCATGATGTTCAGTGAGGTCGCGAGGCTAGCCGTCGACAGCTTCCGTGCAAGCAAGACGCGGTTTCTGCTCACCATGCTGGGTATGGTCATCGGCTCTATGTCGATTATTTTGGTTGCAACTCTCGGGTCGACCGGCAAGCAGTACGCCTTGGACCAGTTGACCAGCATCGGGCCTAACAAGGTGGAACTGCAATATGGCGGTGGTAACATCAGCGGCCCGGAGAACACGAGCACGCCCGACTACATGACGCTCGACGACATGCGTGAAGTCCTCGATCAGGTGCCCGGAATCGTTGCATCATCTCCGATGTTGGAGTTTTACGACAATGTGAGTCTGGGCGGCGGCATCACGAAGCAGACGACCCTGCTTGGCGTCTCTCCGCAGTATCGGATCGTGCGCAATCTCGTTGTGGTGTCGGGGCGCTTTTTCGACGATCAGGACGAGCTGGCCCACGAGAAGGTTGCTGTGATGGTCAAGCCGTTCGCAGAAGAGCTGTATGGAAACGTGAACGAGGCCGTGGGCAAAACGATCAGCATCAAAGGCATTCCGTTTGTCGTCATCGGAGTATTCAAAGAGGCATTCGATACCTACGGGCAGTCGGAGATCAGTGATCACACGATGCTCGTGCCCTACCCTGTCATACGCTACTTCACTGGAAGCAACTCTCTGAAAGAGTTATTTTTCACGATGCGCAGCGCTTCGCTGGTGGTGCCGGCGAGTGAGCGTATTCTGGCGATCGTCCGGTCTCGTCACTATGCTGGCTCGGTTTACACAGCCGCGACGCTCACCGATCTTCTCAGCAGCATGGCGAAGATCGCGGATATGCTTACCATCGTTCTCACTCTCGGGGCGGGCATCACGATGATCGTAAGCGGCGTCGGCATTATGAACAGCATGCTGGCGAACGTTCAGTCCCGATTGAAGGAGATCGGGATCCGTAAGGCGCTGGGGGCGACAAGTCGTGAGATTCGACTGCAGTTTCTTACCGAAGCGATCTTTCTTTCGCTGAGCGGTGGGATCATCGGGACTATGCTTGGCCTCGCGATTCCCTTCACTCTTGGCCTGCTCACACCGTTCAAAATCCCGATCAATCCATGGTCAGTCGTATTTTCACTTGGCAGCTCGGTGATGGTGGGTGTGCTCTTCGGGACACTTCCGGCGAATCGTGCAGCGCGGCTCGATCCGGTTCAGACACTCAAGTACGAATAG
- a CDS encoding beta-N-acetylhexosaminidase translates to MNHASTLELLRARGISLGTLCLLVSLMPTARSQTLQNTLLPAPLNIIAGNGSIAITKDFTVSLSGAHNPILEAATRRTLESLERNTGIPIGKDLQSPSPTLTIQVQDSTGTRPTLETDEDYSLSATSSKIVLWAQTIFGALHGLETIQQLVQAEDGHYVIPAVEINDSPRFPWRGFMLDVSRHFMPLPVVYRTLDAMAAVKLNVFHWHLTDDQGFRIESRRFPLLTAKGSDGLFYTQDQVRDVIAYASAHGIRVVPEFDIPGHVTSWLVGMPELGSVQRPYEISRTFGIWDGALDPTRDSTYKFLDAFIGEMSSLFPDEYLHLGGDESNGADWKANPSIVAFMHAHNMKSTDDLQNYFSTRVLALVHQHHKQMVGWDEILTPGTPKDAVIQSWRGVESLAVAAKQGNRGILSAPYYLDGMKTAERMYLDDPIPDNSTLTPDQQKLILGGEVCMWAEQITAQTVDSRVWPRTAALAERFWSPRQTRDVSDMYRRLEIESIRLDGLGLTHISGPESGLRQLAGSEAAASQLALLISTLSPVSFHERYEQQKTSQLTPMGNAVDYTRPDPPLREDLRLLVDRYLHSSAPADRATAHPQLQTLFQSWIASGPALDALAPEHPKLNQLTLRRTQLTQLGQLGIQSLASIESHTPPTTTWIEAQNTLLKTAADHSELTDFVILLPLQQLVDTAGKH, encoded by the coding sequence ATGAATCACGCATCGACTCTGGAGCTTCTTCGCGCCAGAGGAATCAGCCTCGGGACACTCTGCCTTCTCGTTTCGCTTATGCCCACTGCACGGTCCCAAACCCTCCAAAACACGCTCCTTCCGGCGCCGTTGAATATCATCGCCGGAAACGGCTCCATCGCCATCACGAAAGACTTCACAGTCTCCCTCAGCGGCGCGCACAACCCCATCCTCGAGGCAGCCACCCGTCGCACCCTCGAGAGCCTCGAAAGAAACACCGGCATTCCAATCGGCAAAGATCTCCAGTCCCCAAGCCCCACCCTGACCATTCAGGTGCAAGACTCCACTGGCACGCGCCCCACGCTTGAAACCGACGAAGACTACTCCCTCAGCGCAACCTCCAGCAAAATTGTCCTCTGGGCCCAAACTATCTTCGGAGCCCTGCACGGTCTCGAAACCATTCAGCAACTCGTACAGGCCGAAGACGGCCACTACGTCATCCCCGCAGTGGAGATCAACGACTCCCCCCGGTTCCCCTGGCGCGGTTTCATGCTCGACGTCAGCCGACACTTCATGCCTCTTCCGGTTGTCTATCGCACGCTCGACGCCATGGCCGCCGTCAAACTCAACGTCTTCCACTGGCACCTCACCGACGACCAGGGCTTCCGCATCGAAAGCAGACGCTTCCCCCTGCTCACTGCCAAAGGCTCCGACGGCCTCTTCTACACCCAGGATCAAGTTCGCGATGTCATCGCCTACGCGAGCGCCCACGGCATCCGCGTCGTTCCCGAGTTCGACATTCCCGGCCACGTCACCAGCTGGCTCGTCGGAATGCCCGAGCTAGGCAGTGTCCAGCGCCCCTACGAGATCTCCCGCACCTTCGGTATCTGGGACGGCGCACTCGACCCCACCCGCGATAGCACCTACAAGTTCCTCGACGCCTTCATCGGCGAGATGTCCTCCCTCTTTCCCGACGAATATCTCCACCTCGGTGGCGACGAGAGCAACGGAGCCGATTGGAAGGCCAACCCCTCCATCGTTGCCTTCATGCACGCACACAACATGAAATCCACCGACGACCTCCAAAACTACTTCAGCACCCGCGTCCTCGCGCTCGTCCACCAACACCACAAGCAGATGGTCGGCTGGGACGAGATCCTCACCCCCGGCACTCCGAAAGACGCCGTCATCCAGAGCTGGCGCGGCGTTGAGTCGCTCGCCGTCGCCGCCAAACAAGGCAACCGCGGCATCCTCTCCGCGCCCTACTATCTCGACGGCATGAAGACCGCCGAGCGGATGTACCTCGACGACCCCATCCCCGACAACTCCACCCTCACCCCCGACCAGCAGAAGCTCATCCTCGGCGGCGAAGTCTGCATGTGGGCCGAACAAATCACCGCGCAGACCGTCGACTCCCGCGTCTGGCCTCGCACCGCCGCCCTAGCCGAACGCTTCTGGTCGCCCCGCCAAACCCGCGACGTCTCCGACATGTATCGCCGCCTCGAGATCGAATCGATCCGGCTCGACGGCCTTGGCCTCACCCACATCTCCGGTCCCGAATCAGGCCTGCGCCAGCTTGCTGGAAGCGAAGCCGCAGCCTCCCAGCTCGCCCTCCTCATCTCCACGCTCTCTCCAGTCTCCTTCCACGAACGCTACGAGCAGCAGAAGACTTCACAGCTTACTCCCATGGGCAACGCCGTCGACTACACCCGCCCCGACCCACCCCTCCGCGAGGACCTGCGCCTCCTCGTCGACCGCTACCTCCACAGCAGCGCTCCGGCCGACCGCGCCACCGCGCACCCGCAACTTCAAACCCTCTTCCAGTCATGGATCGCCTCCGGCCCAGCGCTCGACGCCCTCGCCCCCGAGCATCCGAAGCTCAATCAACTCACCCTTCGCCGCACCCAGTTGACTCAGCTCGGCCAACTCGGAATCCAATCACTCGCATCCATCGAGTCCCACACGCCACCAACGACAACCTGGATCGAAGCGCAGAACACCCTCCTGAAGACAGCCGCAGACCACTCCGAACTAACCGACTTCGTCATCCTCCTACCCTTGCAACAACTGGTCGATACCGCCGGAAAGCATTAG
- a CDS encoding DUF72 domain-containing protein, which yields MASNRSMNHLRIGTAGWSIPKQYLDVPPQGTHLNRYSQIFNCAEINSSFYRSHRLSTWAKWADSVPEDFQFSVKAPKAITHDAKLACEPAQLQIFLAEANTLAQRLGPILFQLPPSSAFNPSVATEFFARLRDLHQGAIVLEPRHPTWFVSEADYLLNSFRISRVAADPARVPAAAQAAGWSQLIYCRLHGSPHTYYSAYPESYLRSLAAAIATHKTRETWCVFDNTASGAAFGDAQILQRLLSAA from the coding sequence ATGGCATCGAACCGAAGCATGAATCATCTGCGCATCGGCACGGCCGGCTGGAGCATCCCGAAGCAATACCTGGACGTCCCGCCGCAAGGAACCCATCTCAACCGCTACTCGCAAATCTTCAACTGCGCCGAGATCAACTCTTCCTTCTACCGCTCCCATCGCCTCTCCACCTGGGCCAAGTGGGCAGACTCAGTCCCCGAAGACTTCCAGTTCTCCGTCAAAGCTCCAAAGGCCATCACCCACGATGCGAAACTGGCCTGCGAACCCGCACAGTTACAAATCTTCCTCGCCGAAGCAAATACCCTTGCTCAAAGATTAGGCCCCATCCTCTTTCAACTCCCGCCCAGCTCCGCTTTCAATCCCTCCGTCGCCACCGAGTTCTTCGCGAGGTTACGCGATCTCCATCAGGGTGCGATCGTCCTCGAACCCCGACATCCCACCTGGTTCGTCTCTGAAGCCGATTACCTTCTCAATAGCTTCCGTATCTCAAGAGTAGCCGCCGATCCCGCCCGCGTCCCCGCAGCCGCCCAGGCCGCCGGTTGGAGTCAACTCATCTACTGCCGTCTCCACGGCAGCCCTCATACCTACTACTCCGCCTACCCGGAATCCTATCTTCGCTCGCTCGCCGCAGCCATCGCCACCCATAAGACAAGAGAGACGTGGTGCGTCTTCGACAACACAGCCTCAGGCGCAGCGTTTGGAGACGCCCAGATCCTCCAGCGCCTTCTCTCAGCCGCCTGA